In Weissella tructae, the DNA window CAAAGTTTGCATGTCTAGGAATTGCATCACTGTTGAATACCAACTAGCGTCACCAACACGTGGTGCAAACAATTGTAGAATTGTTTGCGGCGTCACAATAAGTGAAGACGCGAAGATAACGGGGATCACACCAGCAACGTTAACTTTCAAAGGTAAGTAAGACGTGCTTCCTGAACCCTTTGATTGTCGTGTATATTGCATTGGAATCTTGCGGATAGCTTGGTTAAACCAAGTAACAAAGCTAATCACAACAATAAAGACAATTGCCAATCCCAACATGAAGGCCCAACCACGCGCTTGGTCAGGGCTTGCAATAACATGTTCCTTAAATAGTCGGTAAACATCTGCAGGGAATCGAGAAATGATTCCTGCAAAAATTAGCATTGAGACCCCTTGACCAAGACCACGATCAGTAATCATATCACCCAACCAAACAGCAAACATAGTTCCTGCAGTTAGAATGAATCCGATTAAGATGTAAGTCTTGGCATCTGGTGTTGTCACCAGATTAACCTGACTCAATTGATTAAATCCTGCCGTGATACCAATAGATTGGACAAACGCCAGAATAATAGTCAAATAGCGGGTCACTTGGTTCAACTTACGTCGACCAACTTCACCTTGTTTTGACCATTCAACAAATCGTGGCACAATATCCATTTGTAGGAGCTGTACCACGATCTGTGCTGTAACGTATGGTGAAACACCCATTGCGAACAATGAGTAATTTGTTAATCCACCACCGCTAAACATATTCAAAATGCTGCCGAGCCCAGAATTTGCAACGTCGCTGAGTGCCATAGTGTTAATACCAGGAATGGTAATATGAGCACCTAGTCGGTAAACAATCAGTATCAATAAGGTAAAGAGCAACTTATTACGGATGTCTTTTTCCTTAAGTGAGTTGAGCACGGTTTTTAGCATTAGATCACCTCTGTCTTACCACCAGCAGCTTCGATAGCCGTAACTGCAGTAGCTGAGAACTTGTGTGCCTTAACAGTCAATGACTTAGTCAATTCACCGTTAGCCAAGATCTTAATGCCGCTCAATTCGTTCTTAACGATTCCAGCTTCTACCAACAATGCTGGTGTAACTTCTGAACCGTTATCGAATTGATTCAACACGTCAAGGTTTACTACAGCGTATTCCTTGCGGTTGATGTTAGTAAATCCACGCTTTGGGATACGACGGAACAAAGGCATTTGTCCCCCTTCAAATCCCATACGTACCTTACCACGAGCCTTTTGACCTTTTTGACCACGTCCAGCAGTCTTACCATTACCTGATGATTCACCACGTCCGACACGGTTGCGGACCTTACGTGAACCTTCAGCTACTTGGAGTTCATTAAGCTTCATTAGGTTGTACCTCCTTCAGAGCAATCTGTTCAGCTTATTTAACTACTTCAACAGTAATCAAATGAGCAATCTTAAATAGTGCACCACGCGTTGCAGCGTTATCAGGCAATACGGCTGATGAGTTCACTTTGTTCAAACCAAGTGACTTAACAATCGCACGTTGATTTGGCTTACGGTGAGCAGCACTCTTAACAAGTGTAACCTTTACTTGATCGGTCATTTTCTGCCTCCTTAATCTGCCAAGTGCTCAAGTGAGACTTGACGCAACTCAGCAACTTCTTCAGCACTCTTCAATGATTCGATTGCTTCAAAAGTTGCGCGTACAACGTTAATTGGTGTTGCTGAACCTAGTGACTTTGCAGTCACGTCGGCAACTCCAGCCAATTCCAATACGGCACGAGCAGCACCACCGGCTGCCACTCCAGAACCTTCAGCGGCTGGCTTCAATAGAATTCGGCCACCGTCGAAGACACCCAAAGTAGAGTGAGGAAGGGTCGTACCAACAGTTGGAACAGAGATAATGTTACGCTTTGCGTCTTCAATCGCCTTACGGATTGCTTCAGGCACTTCTTGCGCCTTACCAGTTCCGAAACCAACGTGTCCATTGCGGTCACCGACAACTACCAAAGCTGCGAAACGTAGACGACGTCCACCCTTAACAACTTTTGTAACACGGTTAATACCAACAACGTTTTCTTCTAGTTCGCCTAGCGTTTTTGGATCGATATAAGCCATTTTAATTTCCTCCTTCCCTTAGAACTTCAAACCAGCTTCACGAGCAGCTTCAGCCAAGGCTTGTACACGTCCGTGGTATAGGTAACCACCACGGTCAAATACTACAACTTCGATGTTTGCGGCCTTAGCGCGCTCTGCGATCAAAGCTCCAACCTTAGAAGCTTGCTCAGTCTTTGGAGCAGTCTCAACTGACTTGTCCAAAGTTGAGGCACTAGCAAGCGTCACACCCGCTACGTCATCAATTAATTGAGCGTAGATGTTCTTGTTAGAACGGTAAACGTTCAAGCGTGGGCGCTCTGCAGTACCAGAAATCTTACCACGAACTCGAGTGTGTCGGTGTTGACGCACTTTATTCTTGTCTGACTTCGTAATCATTGTTCGTAACCTCGTTTTCAAATAAATTGAAAGATATACGGATAAGTAAATCGGGAACGTTGCTTGTCCCGCCTAAACCAAAGGTTTAGATTACTTACCAGTCTTACCTTCCTTACGTGCAACGTGTTCGTTTTCGTAACGAATACCCTTACCCTTATAAGGTTCAGGTGGACGTACGGCGCGGATTTCAGCAGCCAAGTCTCCGACTAGTTGCTTGTTAATTCCTTCAACGACAACAGTCAATGTGTCAGGAACTTCCACTGTCAAGCCTTCACGGGCCTCAAAGTTAACTGGGTGTGAGTAACCAACACTCAATACAAGGTCTGAACCTTGCATTGCGGCACGGTAACCAACACCGACAAGCTTCAAAGTCTTCTTGAAACCTGTTGAGACACCCTCAACCATGTTTGCAACATTGGCGCGAGTTGTTCCGTGAAGTGCCTTAATACGACCTTCGTCTGATGGACGTGTGAAAGTAACTTCTGTACCTTCAACGTTAAATCCAATTTCAGGCGCGATTTCGCGTGAAAGAGTTCCCTTAGGACCCTTAACAGTAACTACGTTACCTTCACGTGAGATCTCAACGCCAGCTGGCAAAGTCAAAACTTTGTTACCAATACGACTCATGTGTAGACACCTCCTATATTAGTTTTTATATTACCAAACGTAAGCTAATACTTCGCCACCAATACCCTTGGCGCGAGCTTCTTTGTCGGTGATAACACCTTCTGAAGTTGAAATGATAGCAGTTCCCAATCCGTTCAATACCTTAGGCACAGCATCTGACTTTACGTATGAACGCAATCCTGGCTTTGAAATACGCTTCAAACCAGTGATAACACGTTCCTTGTCAGAACCGTACTTAAGGAAAACACGGATGACACCTTGCTTGTCATCTTCAATGTATTCAACGTCACGAACATAGCCTTCGTTCTTCAAAATTTCAGCGATGTCCATCTTGATCTTTGATGCAGGTACTAGAACTGAATCGTGACGAACCATGTTGGCGTTACGAATACGAGTCAAAAAGTCTGCAATTGGGTCAGTCATTGACATTGGTTTTCCTCCTATAATTAATTGCTTTTAATCAGTAAAAGATTACTTAGCGAAAGGCATACCCAATTGAGTAAGCAATTCACGACCTTCTTCGTCAGTGTTGGCAGTCGTCACAATGACGATGTCCAAACCACGAACACGGTTAACGTTATCGTAATCGATTTCTGGGAAAATTAGTTGTTCACGGATTCCTAACGTGTAGTTTCCACGACCATCAAAGGCCTTTGGTGAAACTCCACGGAAGTCACGAACACGTGGCAATGAAATGTTAACCAACTTGTCTAAGAAGTCGTACATACGTTCACCACGCAAAGTAACCTTAGTACCGATTGCCATACCTTCACGCAAACGGAAGCCAGCGATTGACTTCTTAGCGCGAGTGATAACTGGCTTTTGACCAGCAATCAATTCAAGTTCAGCAACAGCTTCATCCAAGTTCTTTGAGTTAGAAACAGCGTCACCAACACCCATGTTCAAAACGATCTTTTCGATCTTAGGTGCTTGCATGATTGATGAGTAGTTAAACTTTTCAATCAACGCAGGTGTCACTTCGCTAACGTATTGTTCCTTTAAGCGATTTGCCATGATAATGATTTCCTCCTTTCACCTAAAAATTATGCCAAAGTCTTTCCAGACTTCTTTGCGTAACGTACCTTCTTACCATCTTCAACCTTGTAACCAATCTTTGTTGGTTCGTTAGTAGAAGGGTCAAGCAATTGTACGTTTGAAACGTGGATAGGAGCTTCTAGCTCAATAATTCCACCTTGTGGGTATTGGTTATTTGGCTTTTGGTGCTTCTTAATCTTGTTCACACCTTCCACTACAACACGGTCTTGAGTCTTCAACGTCTTTGTTACAACGCCTTCCTTACCCTTGTCCTTGCCGGCGATAACCATTACCTTGTCACCAGTCTTCACAAACATGCGAGGCTTCCTCCTTGATTTAATGATGGTAGATTACAATACTTCAGGTGCCAATGACACAATACGCATGTAATCACTGTCACGCAATTCACGCGCAACAGGTCCGAAAATACGAGTACCAACAGGGCTCTTGTCATCTTTAACGATAACTGCAGCGTTTTCGTCAAACTTGATGTATGAACCGTCAGTACGGTGAACTCCTGAAACAGTACGAACGATAACGGCCTTAACGACGTCACCCTTCTTTACAGTACCACCAGGGATAGCTTGCTTAACAGTTGCGACGATCATGTCACCGATTCCGGCGAACTTACGTCCTGATCCACCCAAAACCTTAATAGTTAAGATTTCACGTGCACCTGAATTGTCAGCAACCTTTAAACGACTCTCTTGTTGAATCACGATTTTGTCCTCCTTCCGTTATTGGTAAGATTCGAGATTAACGATTAGATAATAACAGCCTTCTCGACGATTTCTACCAAACGGAAGCGCTTTGTAGCTGATGTTGGACGCGTCTCCATGATGCGTACAATATCACCTTGCTTAGCTTCGTTGTTCTCGTCGTGAGCCTTAAACTTCTTCGTGTACTTAACACGCTTACCATATACAGGGTGGTTCTTGTAAGTTTCGATGGCAACAGTGATTGTCTTTTCCATCTTATCTGACACTACGCGCCCTTGGTAAACTTTACGTGCGTTACGATTTTCAGTCATATCGGTCTCCTCTCCTAGTCTACTTGTTTAGTTCGTCTTGACGAATAGCAGTCTTAATACGTGCGATTTGCTTACGTACTTCAGCCAATCGTGCAGTGTTTTCAAGTTGACCAGTTGCTAGTTGGAAGCGTAGGTTAAACAATTCTTCCTTGTAGCTCTTTTCCTTGGCAACCAATTCAGCAGTACTTAGACCCTTGATTTCGTTTTTTAGATCCTTGATCTTCATTATTCACCCTCCATTTGGCGAGTCACGATTTTAGTTCGGACTGGCAACTTGTTAGATGCAAGACGCAAGGCTTCGCGGGCGACTTCTTCTGAAACTCCACCAACTTCGAACATAACAGTTCCACGCTTGACAGGTGCAACCCATCCTTCTGGAGAACCCTTACCGTTACCCATACGTACACCAACACCCTTAGAAGTGTATGACAAGTGTGGGTAAATCTTAATCCAAACTTGACCACCACGCTTCATGTGACGTGTCATGGCAATACGAGCAGCTTCGATTTGACGATTAGTAATCCAGTGTGAACTCGTGGCTTGTAGTCCGAATTCACCGAAAGATACCTCGCGTCCACCCTTCGCTTCGCCGCGCATGCGACCACGATGTGGACGACGGTACTTTACACGCTTTGGTACTAGCATGTTACTCGCCTCCTTGCTTCTTAACTGACTTCTTTTCTGGCAAAACATCACCACGGTAAATCCAAGTTTTAACACCTAGTTGACCGAAAGTAGTTGTTGCTTCGTCCCATGAATAGTCGATGTCTGCACGCAATGTGTGCAAAGGCACCGTTCCTTCAGTATATTGTTCAATACGAGCAATATCTGCACCATTCAAACGACCAGAAACTTGAACCTTGATACCCTTGGCACCTGAACGCATTGCACGTTGCATTGCACCACGCATAGCGCGACGGAAAGCAACACGGCGTTCAAGATCACCAGCGATTTGTGAACCAACTAGCTTGGCTTCCAAATCAGGCTTCTTAATCTCAATGATGTTGATGTGAACACGTTCACCCTTGGCAACCATCTTTGAAAGTTGGTTACGCAATGCATCAACTTCTGATCCACCCTTACCAATAACCATACCTGGCTTTGCAGTGTGGATTGAGATGTTTACACGGTTAGCAGTACGTTCAATTTCAATACGTGAAACTGATGCATCTGCCAACTTAGTCTCGATATACTTACGCAACTTTGTATCTTCTAAAAGATTAGCTGCGAAGTCCTTCTTGTCTGCGTACCACTTGGCATCCCAGTCGCGGATGACACCGACACGAAAACCGGTTGGGTTAATCTTTTGACCCATGACTCAATCCTCCTTACTTTTCTGTTACCACAATAGTAATGTGGCTTGTACGCTTGTTGATTGCTGAAGCTGATCCCTTCGCACGAGGACGGAAACGCTTTAGCGTTGGTCCTTCGTTAGCAAAAGCTTCTGCAATTACTAGATCTTCACGATCTAGTGAGAAGTTGTTCTCAGCGTTAGCAACAGCTGAGTTCAACACCTTATATACATCTACTGAAGAGTGGTTTGGCAAGAATTCTAAAATTGCAAATGCCTCTGCCACTGACTTCCCACGAACTTGGTCAAGCACAAGGCGGACCTTACGTGGTGCGACACGAACAGTGTTTGCTGTGGCGCGTGCTGACGTGATTTGTTCAGCCATTGTATTGTCCTCCTCTATTACTTACGCTTTGTCTTCTTATCGTCTGCTGCGTGTCCACGGAATGTACGCGTAGGAACGAATTCACCCAACTTGTGTCCAACCATATCTTCTTGGACCAAAACTGGAACGTGCTTACGTCCATCATAAACAGCAAAAGTCAATCCGATAAAGCTAGGAAAAATTGTTGAACGACGTGACCATGTCTTGATAACGGCTTGCTTTTCTGAAGCGTTAGCGGCTTCAACCTTCTTCAACAAGCTAGCGTCAGCAAAAGGTCCCTTTTTCAAGCTACGACTCATGATTGAGTCCTCCTCTCGATTGCTATACTATACTAAGTCGATTTCGACTTAGATTACTTACCCTTACGACCACGAACGATAAACTTGCTTGAGCGAGCATTAACGTTACGAGTCTTCTTACCGGCAGTCTTCTTACCCCATGGTGACAATGGTGAAGGACGTCCGATAGGAGCCTTACCTTCTCCACCACCGTGTGGGTGATCGTTAGGGTTCATTACTGATCCACGAACTGTTGGACGCTTACCACGCCAACGGTTACGACCAGCCTTACCCCAGTTGATCAATGAGTGTTGTTCGTTTCCGACAACACCAATAGTTGCACGGCAAGTTGCCAAGATCATACGTACTTCACCAGATTGTAGGCGAACAAGTACGTACTTTCCTTCCTTACCCAAAACTTGGGCTGACGCTCCAGCTGAACGTACCAATTGTCCACCCTTACCAGGCTTCAATTCGATGTTGTGGATTTGCGTTCCGTCAGGAATGTTTGACAAAGGCATTGCGTTTCCGACCTTGATGTCGGCTTCAGGACCTGATTCGATAACAGTGTTAACTTCTAGTCCCTTAGGCGCCAAGATGTAAGCCTTAACTCCGTCAGTGTAGTGAAGAAGCGCAATGTTAGCAGTACGGTTTGGATCGTATTCGATCGCGATAACCTTAGCTGTAACATCATCCTTGTTACGCTTAAAGTCGATAACACGGTATTGGCGCTTGTGTCCACCACCACGGTGACGAACAGTCATGTGACCGTAGGCGTTACGTCCACCAGTACTTGACTTTGAATCTAGCAAAGTCTTTTCTGGGGTTGTCTTTGTGATTTCAGAAAAATCTGAACCAGTCATATTACGACGACCGTTTGTGGTTGGTTTGAATTTCTTGATAGCCACGCTAATTTCCTCCTAATTTATTTTTTATTATTGTTCGTTGAATAGTTGGATATCCTTTGAAGCAGCTGACAACTTAACAATTGCCTTCTTACGCTTCTTAGTGTATCCTGCGTAGCGTCCTTGACGCTTTAGCTTACCACGTACGTTTGCAGTATTGATCTTTTCGATTTTAACTTCGAAAATTTCTTCAATAGCGCGCTTGATTTGTGGCTTAGTAGCGCGAACATCAACTTCAAACGTGTAAGTCTTGCTGTCCAAGACTGACATTGTTTGTTCAGTGATGATCGGGCGCAAAATGATATCGCGTGCGTCCATTATGCCAAGACCTCCTCAACCTGTGCCAAAGCTGATTGTACAACAACCAACTTATCGTTGTTGATTACGTCAAGAACGTTAACACCCTTAGCAGTCATTACAGTCACGTTGTTCAAGTTACGTGCTGCCAAAGCTGCGTTTGTGTTGTTATCGTCCAAGACAACCAACGTCTTTTCGTTTACGTTCAAGTTGTCCAAAACCTTGATGAATTCCTTAGTCTTAGGTGCGTCGAATGTCAATGCATCAACAACAACCAAAGCTGAATCCAAAACCTTTTGTGACAATACTGACTTCAAAGCCAAACGGTAAGCCTTCTTAGGCATCTTGTAGGCATATGAACGTGGAGTAGGTCCAAAGACAATTCCACCACCACGCCATTGTGGAGAACGGATTGATCCTTGACGAGCACGTCCAGTACCCTTTTGACGCCATGGCTTACGCCCACCACCACGAACAGCTGAGCGGTTCTTAACGGCGTGTGTACCTTGACGCATTGATGCACGTTGCATCAAAACTGCGTCTGTAATGACATCGTTGTTTGGTTCGATTGCGAAAATTGCGTCATTCAACTCAATTTCACCAGCATTTGAACCATCTTGCTTAAACATAGCAATCTTAGTCATGTTTAATTCCTCCTTTCGACCTTATTACTTAGCTTTTACTGAATTCTTAACAGTAACTAGTGACTTGTTGGCTCCAGGAACGTTTCCCTTAACCAAGATCACGTTGTTTTCAACATCAACGCGAACAACTTGCAAGTTTTGAACAGTACGCTTGTGGTTTCCCATACGTCCTGGCAACTTCTTACCCTTGAACACGCGGTTGATAACAGCACCCATTGAACCAGGTCGACGGTGGTAACGTGATCCGTGAGACATAGGCCCACGTGATTGTCCGTCCTTCTTGATGTTTCCTTGGAAACCATGACCCTTTGTGATTCCAGTAACGTCAACAGCTTCACCAGCGGCGAAGATATCAACCTTAACTTCATCCCCAACGTTAAATTCACCTTCAGCGTTACGAATCTCACGAATGTAGCGCTTAGGGGTCGTGTTTGCCTTAGCGGCGTGACCTTGCTCAGGCTTGTTGCTCAAAACAGCACGCTTATCGTCGAAACCTAGTTGAATTGCTTCGTAACCATCGTTTTCCATAGACTTAACTTGGAAAACAACGTTTGGCGTAGCTTCAATTACAGTAACTGGAATAAGTTCACCGTTCTCAGTAAATACCTGAGTCATGCCGACTTTGCGGCCTAAGATACCCTTAGTTGTCATGACTAATCTCCTTTAAATTATAGATATAACATCTTTATCTTTTGGTCAGTTAAATGCGTAACCAGGCAAGTTGTTAATATTTAAAGTTCAAATTACAACTTGATTTCGATATTAACACCACTTGGTAGTTCAAGCTTTGACAAAGCATCAACTGTCTTAGCAGTAGGGTTCAAAATGTCGATCAAACGCTTGTGTGTGCGCATTTCGAATTGTTCACGTGAATCCTTGTGCTTGTGTGGTGAACGCAAAATCGTGTACAAAGTACGTTCCGTTGGCAACGGAATAGGTCCTGAGATTTCAGCACCTGTACGCTTTGCCGTTTCAACAATCTTTTCTGCTGATGCGTCCAAGATTTCGTGCTCGTAAGCCTTCAAACGGATACGAATCTTCTTACTTGCCATGATAATTCTCCCTTCGTCCATATTGGAATATGCAACTAACTCCGTGAAAGTTACCGACGCACCGTTCGAGGCACCATGCTGGGACCCCGTGGCAATGCTGCCGGGT includes these proteins:
- the secY gene encoding preprotein translocase subunit SecY is translated as MLKTVLNSLKEKDIRNKLLFTLLILIVYRLGAHITIPGINTMALSDVANSGLGSILNMFSGGGLTNYSLFAMGVSPYVTAQIVVQLLQMDIVPRFVEWSKQGEVGRRKLNQVTRYLTIILAFVQSIGITAGFNQLSQVNLVTTPDAKTYILIGFILTAGTMFAVWLGDMITDRGLGQGVSMLIFAGIISRFPADVYRLFKEHVIASPDQARGWAFMLGLAIVFIVVISFVTWFNQAIRKIPMQYTRQSKGSGSTSYLPLKVNVAGVIPVIFASSLIVTPQTILQLFAPRVGDASWYSTVMQFLDMQTLQGGLLYTSLIIMFTFFYAFVQINPEKIAENLQKQGSYIVGVRPGKATEEWLSSLLLRLSSVGSLFLGFVALAPILAAYFFGLDSNLAMSGTSILIVIGVAIDLIRQLEGLMMKRQYVGFIQEGVEAK
- the rplO gene encoding 50S ribosomal protein L15; its protein translation is MKLNELQVAEGSRKVRNRVGRGESSGNGKTAGRGQKGQKARGKVRMGFEGGQMPLFRRIPKRGFTNINRKEYAVVNLDVLNQFDNGSEVTPALLVEAGIVKNELSGIKILANGELTKSLTVKAHKFSATAVTAIEAAGGKTEVI
- the rpmD gene encoding 50S ribosomal protein L30, whose protein sequence is MTDQVKVTLVKSAAHRKPNQRAIVKSLGLNKVNSSAVLPDNAATRGALFKIAHLITVEVVK
- the rpsE gene encoding 30S ribosomal protein S5; the encoded protein is MAYIDPKTLGELEENVVGINRVTKVVKGGRRLRFAALVVVGDRNGHVGFGTGKAQEVPEAIRKAIEDAKRNIISVPTVGTTLPHSTLGVFDGGRILLKPAAEGSGVAAGGAARAVLELAGVADVTAKSLGSATPINVVRATFEAIESLKSAEEVAELRQVSLEHLAD
- the rplR gene encoding 50S ribosomal protein L18, which produces MITKSDKNKVRQHRHTRVRGKISGTAERPRLNVYRSNKNIYAQLIDDVAGVTLASASTLDKSVETAPKTEQASKVGALIAERAKAANIEVVVFDRGGYLYHGRVQALAEAAREAGLKF
- the rplF gene encoding 50S ribosomal protein L6, producing MSRIGNKVLTLPAGVEISREGNVVTVKGPKGTLSREIAPEIGFNVEGTEVTFTRPSDEGRIKALHGTTRANVANMVEGVSTGFKKTLKLVGVGYRAAMQGSDLVLSVGYSHPVNFEAREGLTVEVPDTLTVVVEGINKQLVGDLAAEIRAVRPPEPYKGKGIRYENEHVARKEGKTGK
- the rpsH gene encoding 30S ribosomal protein S8; protein product: MSMTDPIADFLTRIRNANMVRHDSVLVPASKIKMDIAEILKNEGYVRDVEYIEDDKQGVIRVFLKYGSDKERVITGLKRISKPGLRSYVKSDAVPKVLNGLGTAIISTSEGVITDKEARAKGIGGEVLAYVW
- the rplE gene encoding 50S ribosomal protein L5 encodes the protein MANRLKEQYVSEVTPALIEKFNYSSIMQAPKIEKIVLNMGVGDAVSNSKNLDEAVAELELIAGQKPVITRAKKSIAGFRLREGMAIGTKVTLRGERMYDFLDKLVNISLPRVRDFRGVSPKAFDGRGNYTLGIREQLIFPEIDYDNVNRVRGLDIVIVTTANTDEEGRELLTQLGMPFAK
- the rplX gene encoding 50S ribosomal protein L24, which encodes MFVKTGDKVMVIAGKDKGKEGVVTKTLKTQDRVVVEGVNKIKKHQKPNNQYPQGGIIELEAPIHVSNVQLLDPSTNEPTKIGYKVEDGKKVRYAKKSGKTLA
- the rplN gene encoding 50S ribosomal protein L14, which gives rise to MIQQESRLKVADNSGAREILTIKVLGGSGRKFAGIGDMIVATVKQAIPGGTVKKGDVVKAVIVRTVSGVHRTDGSYIKFDENAAVIVKDDKSPVGTRIFGPVARELRDSDYMRIVSLAPEVL
- the rpsQ gene encoding 30S ribosomal protein S17; the encoded protein is MTENRNARKVYQGRVVSDKMEKTITVAIETYKNHPVYGKRVKYTKKFKAHDENNEAKQGDIVRIMETRPTSATKRFRLVEIVEKAVII
- the rpmC gene encoding 50S ribosomal protein L29 — encoded protein: MKIKDLKNEIKGLSTAELVAKEKSYKEELFNLRFQLATGQLENTARLAEVRKQIARIKTAIRQDELNK
- the rplP gene encoding 50S ribosomal protein L16, whose product is MLVPKRVKYRRPHRGRMRGEAKGGREVSFGEFGLQATSSHWITNRQIEAARIAMTRHMKRGGQVWIKIYPHLSYTSKGVGVRMGNGKGSPEGWVAPVKRGTVMFEVGGVSEEVAREALRLASNKLPVRTKIVTRQMEGE
- the rpsC gene encoding 30S ribosomal protein S3: MGQKINPTGFRVGVIRDWDAKWYADKKDFAANLLEDTKLRKYIETKLADASVSRIEIERTANRVNISIHTAKPGMVIGKGGSEVDALRNQLSKMVAKGERVHINIIEIKKPDLEAKLVGSQIAGDLERRVAFRRAMRGAMQRAMRSGAKGIKVQVSGRLNGADIARIEQYTEGTVPLHTLRADIDYSWDEATTTFGQLGVKTWIYRGDVLPEKKSVKKQGGE
- the rplV gene encoding 50S ribosomal protein L22, with protein sequence MAEQITSARATANTVRVAPRKVRLVLDQVRGKSVAEAFAILEFLPNHSSVDVYKVLNSAVANAENNFSLDREDLVIAEAFANEGPTLKRFRPRAKGSASAINKRTSHITIVVTEK
- the rpsS gene encoding 30S ribosomal protein S19, with the translated sequence MSRSLKKGPFADASLLKKVEAANASEKQAVIKTWSRRSTIFPSFIGLTFAVYDGRKHVPVLVQEDMVGHKLGEFVPTRTFRGHAADDKKTKRK
- the rplB gene encoding 50S ribosomal protein L2; translated protein: MAIKKFKPTTNGRRNMTGSDFSEITKTTPEKTLLDSKSSTGGRNAYGHMTVRHRGGGHKRQYRVIDFKRNKDDVTAKVIAIEYDPNRTANIALLHYTDGVKAYILAPKGLEVNTVIESGPEADIKVGNAMPLSNIPDGTQIHNIELKPGKGGQLVRSAGASAQVLGKEGKYVLVRLQSGEVRMILATCRATIGVVGNEQHSLINWGKAGRNRWRGKRPTVRGSVMNPNDHPHGGGEGKAPIGRPSPLSPWGKKTAGKKTRNVNARSSKFIVRGRKGK
- the rplW gene encoding 50S ribosomal protein L23 gives rise to the protein MDARDIILRPIITEQTMSVLDSKTYTFEVDVRATKPQIKRAIEEIFEVKIEKINTANVRGKLKRQGRYAGYTKKRKKAIVKLSAASKDIQLFNEQ
- the rplD gene encoding 50S ribosomal protein L4 produces the protein MTKIAMFKQDGSNAGEIELNDAIFAIEPNNDVITDAVLMQRASMRQGTHAVKNRSAVRGGGRKPWRQKGTGRARQGSIRSPQWRGGGIVFGPTPRSYAYKMPKKAYRLALKSVLSQKVLDSALVVVDALTFDAPKTKEFIKVLDNLNVNEKTLVVLDDNNTNAALAARNLNNVTVMTAKGVNVLDVINNDKLVVVQSALAQVEEVLA
- the rplC gene encoding 50S ribosomal protein L3 codes for the protein MTTKGILGRKVGMTQVFTENGELIPVTVIEATPNVVFQVKSMENDGYEAIQLGFDDKRAVLSNKPEQGHAAKANTTPKRYIREIRNAEGEFNVGDEVKVDIFAAGEAVDVTGITKGHGFQGNIKKDGQSRGPMSHGSRYHRRPGSMGAVINRVFKGKKLPGRMGNHKRTVQNLQVVRVDVENNVILVKGNVPGANKSLVTVKNSVKAK
- the rpsJ gene encoding 30S ribosomal protein S10; translated protein: MASKKIRIRLKAYEHEILDASAEKIVETAKRTGAEISGPIPLPTERTLYTILRSPHKHKDSREQFEMRTHKRLIDILNPTAKTVDALSKLELPSGVNIEIKL